From the Manis javanica isolate MJ-LG chromosome 11, MJ_LKY, whole genome shotgun sequence genome, one window contains:
- the NUAK2 gene encoding NUAK family SNF1-like kinase 2 isoform X1, translating into MESLALPRRPGPAPSAAAALAAGLARPLSDGLIKSPKPLMKKQAVKRHHHKHNLRHRYEFLETLGKGTYGKVKKARESSGRLVAIKSIRKDKIKDEQDLMHIRREIEIMSSLSHPHIIAIHEVFENSSKIVIVMEYASRGDLYDYVSEQQPLSEHDARHFFRQIVSAVHYCHQNRVVHRDLKLENILLDANGNIKIADFGLSNLYHQGKFLQTFCGSPLYASPEIVNGKPYTGPEVDSWSLGVLLYILVHGTMPFDGQDHKTLVKQISDGAYREPPKPSDACGLIRWLLMVNPTRRATLEDVASHWWVNWGYITRVGEQEALHESGHPGSDSGWASMADWLRRSSRPLLENGAKVRSFFRQHTLGGGGTSPGLERQHSLKKSRKENDMAQPLQGDPADDTPPRPGRGTLRLPKSILKKASTSSEQAQEGPEAAPVLPRKGILKPPRQRESGYYSSPEPSESGELLDAGDVFVSGESVEKPPQASGLLLHRKGILKHNGKFSRAAPELAALSTFGSLDELASPCPAARASRPSGAVSEDSILSNESFDQLDLPERLSEPPLRGCVSVDNLMGLEEPPAEGPGSRGLRGWWQDPLGDSCFSLTDCQEVTEAYRQALGACSKLS; encoded by the exons ATGGAGTCCTTGGCTTTACCTCGGCGCCCCGGCCCGGCTCCCTCGGCCGCCGCCGCCCTGGCCGCGGGGCTCGCCCGGCCCCTGTCCGATGGGCTCATCAAGTCGCCCAAGCCCCTGATGAAGAAGCAGGCGGTGAAGCGGCACCATCACAAGCACAACCTGCGGCACCGCTACGAGTTCCTGGAGACCCTGGGCAAGGGCACCTACGGGAAGGTGAAGAAGGCGCGGGAGAGCTCGGGACGCTTG GTGGCCATCAAGTCAATCCGGAAAGACAAAATTAAAGATGAGCAAGATCTGATGCACATTCGGCGAGAGATTGAGATCATGTCATCGCTCAGCCACCCACACATCATTGCCATCCATGAAG TGTTCGAGAACAGCAGCAAGATTGTGATCGTCATGGAGTACGCCAGCCGGGGTGACCTGTATGACTACGTCAGCGAGCAGCAGCCGCTCAGCGAGCATGATGCCCGGCATTTCTTCCGGCAGATCGTCTCCGCCGTGCACTACTGCCACCAG AACAGGGTTGTGCATCGGGATCTCAAGCTGGAGAACATCCTCTTAGATGCCAATGGGAATATCAAG ATTGCTGACTTTGGCCTCTCCAACCTCTACCACCAAGGGAAGTTCCTGCAGACATTCTGCGGGAGCCCCCTCTATGCCTCACCCGAAATCGTCAACGGGAAGCCCTACACGGGCCCAGAG GTGGACAGCTGGTCCCTGGGCGTTCTCCTGTACATCCTGGTGCATGGCACCATGCCCTTTGACGGGCAGGACCATAAGACGTTGGTGAAACAGATCAGCGATGGGGCCTACCGGGAGCCACCTAAACCCTCTG ACGCCTGTGGCCTGATCCGGTGGCTGTTAATGGTGAACCCCACCCGCCGAGCTACCCTGGAGGATGTGGCCAGTCACTGGTGGGTCAACTGGGGCTACATCACCCGTGTGGGGGAGCAGGAGGCCCTGCACGAGAGCGGGCACCCTGGCAGCGACTCTGGCTGGGCCTCCATGGCTGACTGGCTCCGGCGGTCCTCCCGCCCCCTCCTGGAGAACGGGGCCAAGGTGCGCAGCTTCTTCAGGCAGCAcaccctggggggtgggggcaccagCCCCGGCCTGGAGCGCCAGCATTCACTCAAGAAGTCACGCAAAGAGAATGACATGGCGCAGCCTCTCCAGGGGGACCCAGCTGATGACACACCCCCTCGCCCTGGGAGGGGCACCCTCAGGCTGCCAAAGAGCATTCTCAAGAAGGCGTCGACCTCCTCAGAGCAGGCACAGGAGGGCCCCGAGGCTGCCCCCGTGCTGCCCAGGAAGGGCATCCTCAAGCCACCTCGGCAGCGGGAGTCTGGCTATTACTCTTCCCCTGAGCCCAGCGAGTCTGGGGAGCTCCTGGATGCCGGAGATGTGTTTGTGAGCGGGGAGTCCGTGGAGAAGCCCCCTCAAGCCTCGGGGCTGCTGTTGCACCGCAAAGGTATCCTCAAGCACAACGGCAAGTTCTCCCGCGCGGCCCCGGAGCTCGCGGCCCTGTCCACCTTTGGCTCCTTGGACGAGCTGGCCTCACCTTGCCCTGCAGCCAGGGCCAGCCGCCCCTCGGGGGCTGTGAGTGAGGACAGCATCCTGTCCAACGAGTCCTTTGACCAGCTGGACTTGCCCGAACGGCTTTCTGAGCCCCCGCTCCGGGGCTGCGTGTCTGTGGACAACCTCATGGGGCTTGAGGAGCCCCCCGCGGAGGGCCCTGGGAGCAGGGGCCTGAGGGGCTGGTGGCAGGACCCCCTGGGGGATAGCTGCTTTTCCCTGACAGACTGCCAGGAGGTGACAGAGGCCTACCGCCAGGCACTGGGGGCCTGCTCGAAGCTCAGCTGA
- the TMCC2 gene encoding transmembrane and coiled-coil domains protein 2 isoform X3 translates to MKSREEETAVDKGDLVALSLPGGPGHGDTDGPISLDVPDGAPDPQRTKAAIDHLHQKILKITEQIKIEQEARDDNVAEYLKLANNADKQQVSRIKQVFEKKNQKSAQTIAQLHKKLEHYRRRLKEIEQNGPSRQPKDVLRDMQQGLKDVGANVRAGISGFGGGVVEGVKGSLSGLSQATHTAVVSKPREFASLIRNKFGSADNIAHLKDPLEDGPPEEAARALSGSATLVSSPKYGSDDECSSASASSAGAGSNSGAGPAGALGSPKSNTLYGAPGNLDTLLEELREIKEGQSHLEDSMEDLKAQLQRDYTYVTQCLQEERYRYERLEEQLNDLTELHQNEMTNLKQELASMEEKVAYQSYERARDIQEAVESCLTRVTKLELQQQQQVVQLEGVENANARALLGKLINVILALMAVLLVFVSTVANFITPLMKTRLRIASTALLVLVLFLLWKHRDSLAYLLEQGLLPG, encoded by the exons GTTGACAAGGGAGACCTCGTGGCCCTGAGCCTCCCCGGCGGCCCCGGCCATGGGGACACCGATGGCCCCATCAGCCTGGACGTGCCAGACGGGGCCCCAGACCCCCAGCGGACCAAGGCCGCCATCGACCACCTGCACCAGAAGATCCTCAAGATCACTGAGCAGATCAAGATCGAGCAGGAGGCCCGGGATGACAACGTGGCGGAGTACCTGAAGCTGGCCAACAACGCGGACAAACAGCAGGTGTCACGCATCAAGCAGGTATTCGAGAAGAAGAACCAGAAGTCGGCCCAGACCATCGCCCAGCTGCACAAGAAGCTGGAGCACTACCGCCGGCGCCTGAAGGAGATTGAGCAGAACGGGCCCTCGCGGCAGCCCAAGGACGTGCTGCGGGACATGCAGCAGGGGCTGAAGGACGTGGGCGCCAACGTGCGCGCGGGCATCAGCGGCTTTGGGGGTGGCGTGGTGGAGGGCGTCAAGGGCAGCCTCTCAGGCCTCTCGCAGGCCACCCACACCGCCGTGGTGTCCAAGCCCCGGGAGTTTGCCAGCCTCATCCGCAACAAGTTCGGCAGCGCCGACAACATTGCCCACCTGAAGGACCCCCTGGAGGATGGGCCCCCCGAGGAGGCGGCCCGGGCGCTGAGCGGCAGCGCCACGCTCGTGTCGAGCCCCAAGTACGGCAGCGACGACGAGTGCTCAAGCGCCAGTGCCAGTTCGGCAGGGGCGGGCAGCAACTCCGGGGCTGGGCCCGCCGGGGCGCTGGGGAGCCCCAAGTCGAACACACTGTATGGGGCCCCAGGAAACCTGGACACTCTGCTGGAAGAGCTGCGGGAGATCAAGGAGGGACAGTCGCACCTGGAGGACTCGATGGAGGACCTGAAGGCTCAGCTGCAGAGGGACTACACCTACGTGACCCAGTGCCTACAAGAGGAGCGCTACAG GTACGAGCGGCTGGAGGAGCAGCTCAATGACCTGACCGAGCTTCACCAGAACGAGATGACCAACCTGAAGCAGGAGCTGGCCAGCATGGAGGAGAAGGTGGCCTACCAGTCCTACGAGAGGGCTCGGGACATCCAG GAGGCCGTGGAGTCCTGCCTGACCCGGGTCACCAAGCTGGagctgcagcagcagcagcaggtggtGCAGCTGGAGGGCGTGGAGAACGCCAACGCGCGGGCGCTGCTGGGCAAGCTCATCAACGTGATCCTGGCCCTCATGGCCGTGCTGCTGGTCTTCGTCTCCACCGTCGCCAACTTCATCACGCCCCTCATGAAGACGCGGCTACGCATCGCCAGCACCGCCCTCCTGGTCCTCGTGCTCTTCCTCCTCTGGAAGCACCGGGACTCCCTCGCCTACCTCCTGGAGCAGGGGCTGCTGCCCGGCTGA
- the NUAK2 gene encoding NUAK family SNF1-like kinase 2 isoform X2, translating into MHIRREIEIMSSLSHPHIIAIHEVFENSSKIVIVMEYASRGDLYDYVSEQQPLSEHDARHFFRQIVSAVHYCHQNRVVHRDLKLENILLDANGNIKIADFGLSNLYHQGKFLQTFCGSPLYASPEIVNGKPYTGPEVDSWSLGVLLYILVHGTMPFDGQDHKTLVKQISDGAYREPPKPSDACGLIRWLLMVNPTRRATLEDVASHWWVNWGYITRVGEQEALHESGHPGSDSGWASMADWLRRSSRPLLENGAKVRSFFRQHTLGGGGTSPGLERQHSLKKSRKENDMAQPLQGDPADDTPPRPGRGTLRLPKSILKKASTSSEQAQEGPEAAPVLPRKGILKPPRQRESGYYSSPEPSESGELLDAGDVFVSGESVEKPPQASGLLLHRKGILKHNGKFSRAAPELAALSTFGSLDELASPCPAARASRPSGAVSEDSILSNESFDQLDLPERLSEPPLRGCVSVDNLMGLEEPPAEGPGSRGLRGWWQDPLGDSCFSLTDCQEVTEAYRQALGACSKLS; encoded by the exons ATGCACATTCGGCGAGAGATTGAGATCATGTCATCGCTCAGCCACCCACACATCATTGCCATCCATGAAG TGTTCGAGAACAGCAGCAAGATTGTGATCGTCATGGAGTACGCCAGCCGGGGTGACCTGTATGACTACGTCAGCGAGCAGCAGCCGCTCAGCGAGCATGATGCCCGGCATTTCTTCCGGCAGATCGTCTCCGCCGTGCACTACTGCCACCAG AACAGGGTTGTGCATCGGGATCTCAAGCTGGAGAACATCCTCTTAGATGCCAATGGGAATATCAAG ATTGCTGACTTTGGCCTCTCCAACCTCTACCACCAAGGGAAGTTCCTGCAGACATTCTGCGGGAGCCCCCTCTATGCCTCACCCGAAATCGTCAACGGGAAGCCCTACACGGGCCCAGAG GTGGACAGCTGGTCCCTGGGCGTTCTCCTGTACATCCTGGTGCATGGCACCATGCCCTTTGACGGGCAGGACCATAAGACGTTGGTGAAACAGATCAGCGATGGGGCCTACCGGGAGCCACCTAAACCCTCTG ACGCCTGTGGCCTGATCCGGTGGCTGTTAATGGTGAACCCCACCCGCCGAGCTACCCTGGAGGATGTGGCCAGTCACTGGTGGGTCAACTGGGGCTACATCACCCGTGTGGGGGAGCAGGAGGCCCTGCACGAGAGCGGGCACCCTGGCAGCGACTCTGGCTGGGCCTCCATGGCTGACTGGCTCCGGCGGTCCTCCCGCCCCCTCCTGGAGAACGGGGCCAAGGTGCGCAGCTTCTTCAGGCAGCAcaccctggggggtgggggcaccagCCCCGGCCTGGAGCGCCAGCATTCACTCAAGAAGTCACGCAAAGAGAATGACATGGCGCAGCCTCTCCAGGGGGACCCAGCTGATGACACACCCCCTCGCCCTGGGAGGGGCACCCTCAGGCTGCCAAAGAGCATTCTCAAGAAGGCGTCGACCTCCTCAGAGCAGGCACAGGAGGGCCCCGAGGCTGCCCCCGTGCTGCCCAGGAAGGGCATCCTCAAGCCACCTCGGCAGCGGGAGTCTGGCTATTACTCTTCCCCTGAGCCCAGCGAGTCTGGGGAGCTCCTGGATGCCGGAGATGTGTTTGTGAGCGGGGAGTCCGTGGAGAAGCCCCCTCAAGCCTCGGGGCTGCTGTTGCACCGCAAAGGTATCCTCAAGCACAACGGCAAGTTCTCCCGCGCGGCCCCGGAGCTCGCGGCCCTGTCCACCTTTGGCTCCTTGGACGAGCTGGCCTCACCTTGCCCTGCAGCCAGGGCCAGCCGCCCCTCGGGGGCTGTGAGTGAGGACAGCATCCTGTCCAACGAGTCCTTTGACCAGCTGGACTTGCCCGAACGGCTTTCTGAGCCCCCGCTCCGGGGCTGCGTGTCTGTGGACAACCTCATGGGGCTTGAGGAGCCCCCCGCGGAGGGCCCTGGGAGCAGGGGCCTGAGGGGCTGGTGGCAGGACCCCCTGGGGGATAGCTGCTTTTCCCTGACAGACTGCCAGGAGGTGACAGAGGCCTACCGCCAGGCACTGGGGGCCTGCTCGAAGCTCAGCTGA